The following coding sequences are from one Bradyrhizobium sp. 200 window:
- a CDS encoding recombinase family protein: protein MVNALVVRRNTQLAKAHKALRAAQYVRMSTDLQRYSTQNQAAAIAAYAQQRKLTIVRTYVDEGRSGVRINRRPALAELIKDVQSGNTDFEHILVYDVSRWGRFQDVDESAHYEFVCRRSGVKVAYCAEQFENDGSLLSSILKNIKRVMAAEFSRELGVKVHAGHCRIAGLGYRVGGSLTFGLGREMIDEEQRSKGRLRKGEYKALKTDRVRLRLGSDEEISVVRWIFQQFVVERKTDVEIARQLNRGNIANHHGRPWTYIMVHSILKNENYIGNLVYNRTSRRLGQTQVNNPDHLWIRSPDVVPPVIDQDLFACAQKIMAERYISIPEDQMLRRLRLTLGRKGKLTTRIIKNAPGLPSVACYIKHFGSLRQAYALIGYQGSRDCEWFDVRDHWSEVLSKLAGLVAEALRTDFGIRLNLTDDGAGLARHGSSKIISFQVVRRMARRTPNHVALWRAHLRKERTRLCVFLRLNEANKVVQDYVLLPSPGTAKPYLTLSDGALARHKAVRVDTVNELLRNIKARFTSSSHGAPAKPTRRNKRRKPSQPKTRNVRARH from the coding sequence ATGGTCAATGCGCTCGTCGTCCGCCGCAATACGCAACTGGCAAAAGCCCACAAGGCTCTCCGCGCGGCGCAATATGTTCGAATGTCCACCGATCTTCAGCGCTATTCGACCCAGAACCAGGCCGCCGCCATCGCGGCATACGCGCAGCAACGAAAGCTTACCATCGTTCGGACTTATGTCGACGAAGGGCGCAGCGGAGTGAGGATCAACCGTCGGCCTGCCCTCGCCGAACTCATCAAGGATGTTCAATCAGGAAACACGGACTTTGAGCACATTCTGGTTTACGACGTCAGTCGATGGGGACGCTTCCAGGATGTCGATGAAAGCGCGCATTATGAGTTTGTATGCAGGCGAAGCGGCGTCAAGGTCGCCTATTGCGCTGAACAATTCGAAAACGACGGAAGCCTTCTGTCGAGCATTTTAAAGAACATCAAGCGTGTCATGGCGGCCGAGTTCAGCCGCGAGCTTGGTGTCAAGGTGCACGCCGGCCACTGCCGCATAGCGGGCCTTGGCTATCGCGTTGGTGGCTCGCTCACGTTCGGGCTCGGCAGGGAGATGATCGATGAGGAGCAACGCTCGAAAGGTCGTCTCAGGAAGGGCGAATACAAGGCCCTGAAAACCGATCGTGTGCGGCTTCGGCTCGGTTCTGACGAAGAGATCTCGGTCGTCAGATGGATATTCCAGCAGTTCGTCGTAGAGCGAAAGACCGACGTCGAAATCGCACGGCAACTCAATCGCGGGAACATCGCCAATCACCATGGGCGACCTTGGACCTACATCATGGTCCATTCTATTCTCAAGAACGAGAACTATATCGGCAATCTCGTCTACAACCGAACGTCCCGCCGTCTCGGACAGACGCAGGTAAACAATCCCGATCATCTGTGGATTCGGAGCCCAGACGTGGTGCCGCCGGTGATCGACCAGGATCTCTTTGCATGCGCTCAGAAGATCATGGCTGAGCGGTACATCTCGATCCCGGAAGACCAGATGCTGCGGAGACTGCGCTTGACGCTCGGTCGCAAGGGAAAACTCACGACCCGCATCATTAAAAATGCGCCCGGCCTTCCTTCTGTCGCATGCTACATCAAGCATTTTGGCTCACTACGACAAGCCTACGCGCTCATCGGCTATCAAGGATCCCGTGACTGCGAATGGTTTGACGTGCGAGATCATTGGTCCGAGGTTTTGTCAAAGCTCGCAGGGCTGGTTGCAGAGGCGCTGAGGACCGATTTCGGAATTCGGTTGAATCTCACCGACGATGGTGCAGGGCTTGCACGGCACGGAAGCAGCAAGATCATCTCGTTTCAGGTCGTCCGGCGAATGGCGCGGAGGACCCCCAATCATGTTGCTCTGTGGAGAGCCCACCTGAGAAAGGAACGAACCAGGCTGTGTGTTTTCTTGCGGCTGAACGAGGCCAACAAAGTGGTTCAGGACTATGTGCTGTTGCCCTCACCAGGCACTGCGAAGCCATATCTAACGCTTTCAGACGGCGCATTGGCCCGCCACAAGGCCGTTCGCGTAGACACTGTGAATGAACTTCTTCGGAACATCAAAGCGAGGTTCACTTCGTCCAGCCATGGCGCACCAGCCAAGCCAACGCGACGGAACAAGCGAAGGAAACCAAGCCAGCCCAAAACCAGGAACGTCCGCGCGCGGCACTGA
- a CDS encoding cell envelope biogenesis protein TolA, with the protein MARKLKTYQTSLGFFDLAIAAPSMKAALEAWGADSNLFHQGAAKESHDPDVIAATMAKPGVVLRRPVGSDRPFSEHAELPSNLGGGGSTKAARKSKGPKAKKPSSRPVDEAAERKAALAYEREQKRRDVERAREEAARQKERERRQQAVDKAQAALDKAEQNHAKRSAAIQAEVEALEKRSQTEEARWDKEKERLQAALRRARG; encoded by the coding sequence ATGGCCAGAAAACTCAAGACTTACCAGACTTCGCTAGGTTTCTTCGATCTTGCGATCGCCGCTCCCTCCATGAAAGCGGCTCTGGAAGCGTGGGGCGCAGACAGCAATCTCTTCCACCAAGGCGCTGCGAAGGAGAGCCACGATCCCGACGTCATCGCCGCGACCATGGCAAAGCCCGGCGTCGTTCTCAGGCGCCCGGTCGGATCCGACCGACCTTTCAGCGAGCATGCTGAACTGCCCTCCAATCTTGGTGGCGGCGGATCAACGAAAGCCGCCCGCAAGTCGAAAGGCCCAAAGGCGAAGAAGCCTTCCTCTCGCCCTGTCGACGAGGCTGCGGAGCGAAAGGCCGCTCTCGCCTACGAACGGGAACAGAAGCGCCGCGATGTTGAACGGGCGAGGGAGGAGGCCGCGAGGCAGAAGGAGCGTGAACGCCGTCAGCAGGCGGTCGACAAGGCACAGGCTGCGTTGGACAAGGCCGAGCAGAATCACGCGAAGCGATCGGCCGCCATCCAGGCTGAGGTCGAGGCTCTTGAGAAGAGATCGCAAACCGAAGAAGCCCGCTGGGATAAGGAGAAAGAGCGATTGCAAGCCGCCTTGCGGCGCGCGCGGGGTTAG
- the ligD gene encoding non-homologous end-joining DNA ligase, whose translation MSRTSTLPKRLQPMLATLTDAPFDDPGWVFEDKYDGFRMIAEIRRGKVALYSRNGKIISRSYIDVAKALEGVKGDAVIDGELVAIGRDGVSHFQLLQNALRHEAKLLYYAFDLMFQNAADLRKQPLLERKERLKAILPRHRLIAFSRHRKANGTKFFAEAERKGLEGVMAKRADSAYASGSRTPDWLKIKTAKRQEVVIAGFTAPRRTRPFFGALVLAVREDDAWRYIGHVGTGFSHRVLEGLHAKLVKLTTPKSPFPANVKDEAATTWVRPSLVAEVKFAEWTSKGELRQPVYLGLRSDKRAKDVVREPERPHK comes from the coding sequence ATGAGCCGGACGTCGACCCTGCCCAAGCGCCTGCAGCCGATGCTCGCTACGCTCACCGACGCGCCTTTCGACGACCCCGGCTGGGTTTTCGAGGACAAGTACGACGGCTTCCGGATGATCGCGGAAATCCGGCGGGGCAAGGTTGCACTCTATAGCCGCAACGGCAAGATCATCAGCCGCAGCTATATCGATGTCGCCAAAGCGCTGGAGGGCGTGAAGGGCGACGCCGTGATCGACGGCGAGCTCGTCGCGATCGGAAGGGACGGCGTCTCGCATTTCCAGCTGCTTCAAAACGCGCTGCGCCATGAAGCGAAGCTGCTGTATTACGCCTTCGATCTCATGTTTCAGAACGCAGCGGACTTACGCAAACAGCCTCTTCTCGAGCGCAAGGAGCGGCTGAAAGCGATCCTGCCGCGCCACCGGCTGATCGCCTTCAGCCGTCACCGCAAAGCGAACGGCACGAAATTTTTCGCCGAGGCCGAGCGGAAGGGTCTGGAAGGCGTCATGGCGAAGCGCGCCGACAGCGCGTATGCGTCCGGAAGCCGGACCCCGGATTGGCTGAAGATCAAGACGGCAAAGCGGCAGGAAGTGGTGATCGCCGGCTTCACGGCGCCCCGGCGCACCAGGCCGTTCTTCGGCGCCCTGGTTCTCGCCGTGCGGGAAGACGACGCATGGCGCTACATCGGACATGTCGGCACTGGCTTCAGCCACAGGGTCCTGGAAGGCCTCCATGCCAAGCTCGTAAAGCTGACGACCCCTAAATCACCCTTCCCTGCCAACGTGAAGGACGAGGCCGCCACGACCTGGGTCAGGCCCTCGTTGGTTGCCGAGGTCAAATTCGCGGAGTGGACGAGTAAGGGCGAACTGCGCCAGCCCGTCTACCTCGGGCTCAGGTCCGACAAGCGGGCGAAGGATGTCGTGCGCGAGCCAGAACGTCCGCACAAATAG
- a CDS encoding metallophosphoesterase family protein — protein MMFRIGIISDTHGLLRPEAERGLTGVDHIIHAGDIGRPEIVDALRRIAPVTAIRGNVDGEWAREYPDTKLVRLAGKSIYVLHDLKTLKADPGAGIDVIVSGHSHVPKIDTVGGILYLNPGSAGRRRFKLPITLATLEVTREGMRPEIHDLGGD, from the coding sequence ATGATGTTCAGGATTGGAATCATTTCGGACACGCACGGCTTGTTGAGGCCCGAGGCGGAACGAGGCCTGACGGGCGTCGATCACATCATTCATGCCGGCGACATCGGGCGCCCCGAGATCGTCGACGCGCTTCGCCGGATCGCGCCTGTCACGGCCATCCGTGGAAATGTGGACGGCGAGTGGGCCCGCGAATACCCCGACACGAAGCTCGTGCGCTTGGCGGGAAAGTCAATCTACGTTCTGCACGACCTGAAAACACTGAAGGCCGATCCCGGCGCCGGCATCGACGTCATCGTCTCCGGGCATTCCCACGTGCCGAAGATCGACACGGTCGGTGGCATTCTCTACCTCAATCCCGGCAGCGCGGGACGCCGGCGCTTCAAGCTGCCGATCACGCTTGCGACGCTCGAAGTCACGCGTGAGGGCATGCGACCGGAAATCCACGACCTTGGCGGCGACTGA
- a CDS encoding NUDIX domain-containing protein, producing the protein MAALKRTSRRSTLSAGILAYRKGARGLEVLLVHPGGPFWRKKDDGAWSIPKGEIDAADAPEYVARREFAEELGPGASIGPLQALGEVRQRGGKRVIAFAGEGHFDPAALTSNTFDIEWPPRSGRRQSFPEVDRAEWFDVEFARTKMLSGQVELLDRLLAIAVESAGK; encoded by the coding sequence ATGGCTGCGCTGAAAAGGACCTCCAGGAGATCAACCTTGAGCGCGGGCATTCTCGCCTACCGCAAGGGCGCTCGCGGACTTGAGGTTCTGCTCGTTCATCCCGGCGGTCCGTTCTGGCGCAAGAAGGATGATGGCGCCTGGTCCATTCCGAAGGGCGAAATCGATGCCGCGGATGCTCCTGAGTACGTCGCGCGGCGTGAGTTTGCCGAAGAACTCGGCCCGGGCGCTTCGATTGGTCCACTGCAGGCCCTGGGGGAGGTCCGACAGCGAGGAGGGAAGCGCGTCATCGCATTCGCCGGAGAGGGCCATTTTGACCCGGCGGCGCTGACAAGCAATACCTTCGATATTGAATGGCCGCCCCGAAGCGGTCGAAGGCAGAGCTTTCCCGAAGTCGACCGCGCGGAATGGTTCGATGTCGAGTTCGCACGGACGAAGATGCTGTCCGGGCAGGTTGAGCTTCTCGATCGTCTTTTGGCGATCGCGGTTGAGAGCGCCGGGAAATGA
- a CDS encoding Ku protein produces MAPRANWKGFLRLSLVTCPVALYPATSESEKVSFNQLNRKTGHRIKYAKVDADTGEEVDNEDIVKGYKVDTDTFIEVTKEELENVELESTRTIEIDEFVDRSEIDPRYLIRPYYLRPDGKVGHDAFAVIRETIREMNKVAIGRVVLTNREHIIALEPLDKGLMGTLLRYPYEVRSADEYFDDIQDVKVTKDMLDLAKHIVNQKAGHFEPDKFEDQYETALIDLINQKRAGKPITAKARPRGENVVDLMDALRKSIGGGAAATEAPKKPAKKARKAAAGQKEMLMPIAGKKPAKEAAPKKPAAKPQRKSA; encoded by the coding sequence ATGGCCCCCCGCGCTAACTGGAAAGGCTTCCTGCGTCTTTCCCTCGTCACCTGTCCGGTAGCGCTCTATCCGGCCACGTCAGAATCCGAAAAGGTCTCTTTCAACCAGCTCAACCGGAAGACCGGTCACCGCATCAAGTACGCCAAAGTGGACGCTGATACCGGCGAGGAGGTCGACAACGAGGACATCGTCAAGGGCTACAAGGTCGACACCGACACATTTATCGAGGTGACGAAGGAGGAGCTTGAGAACGTCGAGCTGGAATCGACGCGAACGATCGAGATCGACGAGTTCGTCGACCGCAGCGAGATTGATCCGCGTTATCTCATTCGCCCCTACTACCTGCGTCCTGACGGTAAGGTTGGGCACGACGCTTTCGCGGTCATTCGCGAAACGATCCGGGAAATGAACAAGGTCGCGATTGGTCGGGTGGTGCTGACCAATCGCGAACACATCATCGCGCTGGAGCCGCTCGACAAGGGGCTGATGGGAACGCTGCTGCGCTATCCGTACGAGGTGCGTTCCGCGGACGAGTATTTCGACGATATTCAGGACGTCAAAGTCACCAAGGACATGCTTGATCTTGCCAAGCACATCGTCAACCAGAAGGCGGGACATTTCGAGCCGGATAAATTCGAAGACCAATACGAAACCGCCCTCATCGATCTCATCAACCAGAAGCGCGCCGGTAAACCCATCACCGCGAAAGCCCGTCCCCGCGGTGAGAACGTGGTCGACTTGATGGACGCGCTGCGGAAGAGCATCGGAGGAGGCGCGGCAGCGACAGAGGCGCCGAAGAAGCCAGCCAAGAAGGCGCGCAAGGCGGCGGCCGGGCAGAAGGAAATGCTGATGCCGATCGCAGGCAAGAAGCCGGCGAAAGAGGCCGCGCCGAAGAAGCCGGCGGCCAAACCGCAGCGCAAGTCGGCCTAG
- the dgt gene encoding dGTP triphosphohydrolase, translating into MPAKRSANLYSETDWQREVDEDGPTVPWRSSIGRDYGRIIHCASFRRLQGKTQVFPGHESDFFRNRLTHSLEVAQIACGIAERLNYVEPFFKEHPIDLRLCEAAALLHDIGHPPFGHNGERALDDLMRTAGGFEGNAQTLRIVSRLEKKAVRKTPAKGDHRAGLNLTYRLMAAVLKYDKIIPARRSKQSKLVKGYYGSEADVVRNIKRHTAGRIGRREFKTIECWIMDLADDIAYSTYDLEDSMKAGFLTPASIVASNEDLLAQVAKKTSKELKRRISPEYVLAILTHVFRGIRTDQNSLVATIKWFQASQELSESGYLRTKLSSALVHEAINSVKVEPNTDYPMLSKAYLDDEARLRVEILKQYTFESMIYSSRVKLPEFRGYEVVKSIFEALASEKGYLMMPDDVRARHRSASTQAERLRIICDFVAGMTDRYATEFFDRLHSNAGHSMFKPV; encoded by the coding sequence TTGCCCGCAAAAAGAAGCGCTAACCTTTACTCCGAAACCGACTGGCAACGGGAAGTTGACGAGGACGGTCCGACCGTTCCGTGGCGCTCGTCGATAGGCCGCGATTACGGGCGGATCATTCATTGCGCGAGCTTTAGACGGCTGCAAGGGAAGACGCAGGTTTTTCCGGGGCACGAGTCTGACTTTTTCCGAAATCGGCTGACGCACTCTCTTGAGGTGGCGCAAATCGCGTGCGGCATTGCTGAGCGGTTGAACTATGTCGAGCCGTTCTTCAAAGAGCATCCGATCGATCTGCGTCTGTGTGAGGCGGCCGCACTTCTCCACGATATCGGCCACCCTCCCTTTGGACACAACGGCGAGCGTGCACTCGACGACCTGATGAGGACTGCAGGCGGGTTTGAGGGGAACGCGCAAACGCTGCGAATCGTATCGCGGCTCGAGAAAAAGGCTGTCAGAAAAACCCCAGCGAAAGGCGATCATCGTGCGGGGTTGAACTTGACGTACCGCCTGATGGCAGCTGTTCTCAAGTACGACAAGATCATTCCGGCGCGGCGGTCCAAGCAAAGCAAGTTGGTGAAGGGATACTATGGATCCGAGGCCGACGTGGTCCGGAACATAAAGCGGCATACAGCGGGCCGCATCGGCCGTCGCGAGTTCAAGACGATCGAATGCTGGATCATGGATCTCGCAGACGACATTGCCTATTCGACCTACGACCTCGAGGATTCCATGAAGGCGGGCTTTCTAACGCCTGCGTCAATCGTTGCTTCCAACGAGGATCTGCTGGCGCAGGTGGCGAAGAAAACGTCCAAGGAGCTGAAGCGTCGGATCTCGCCCGAATATGTTTTGGCCATCCTGACTCATGTCTTCCGAGGCATCCGCACCGACCAGAACTCGCTCGTTGCTACGATTAAGTGGTTTCAAGCTTCGCAAGAGCTGAGCGAGTCAGGTTATCTCAGGACCAAACTGTCCTCCGCGCTTGTTCACGAGGCCATCAACTCGGTCAAGGTAGAGCCCAACACCGATTATCCGATGCTCAGCAAGGCGTATCTCGATGATGAGGCGCGGCTGAGGGTCGAAATTCTCAAGCAGTATACTTTTGAAAGCATGATTTACTCTTCAAGAGTCAAGCTGCCGGAATTTCGCGGGTATGAAGTCGTGAAGAGTATTTTCGAAGCTCTGGCCAGCGAAAAGGGTTATCTCATGATGCCGGACGATGTCCGGGCTCGCCACAGAAGCGCTTCTACCCAAGCTGAGCGGCTCCGCATCATTTGCGACTTTGTGGCTGGCATGACAGATCGCTACGCGACCGAATTTTTCGACCGTCTGCATTCAAATGCCGGTCACAGCATGTTTAAACCGGTCTGA
- a CDS encoding nitroreductase family protein, which produces MKLGKPWVGMLIEEPTPRHTPLVWAPHQFDIVTTEVLTRPGPPSSRTFADVLAKRRSTVGGPIKLSLVAELLWHAVGWKGHAPSGRAGLPIAWSASPSSGGLQSINVVCIPDDGSAPRLYDPVNHAFLLLRANDELVCLENRKAVLSVTGLRDGCTLRLIGDRSKICAAYENAQSLLLRDAGAVLATICLCAEWLGLSACPLGFLGGAMLPLLELPGERFQGVGGIQISSAKRDR; this is translated from the coding sequence ATGAAACTTGGAAAGCCTTGGGTTGGGATGCTCATTGAAGAGCCAACGCCGCGCCACACGCCCTTAGTGTGGGCGCCGCATCAGTTCGACATCGTGACGACCGAGGTTCTGACCCGCCCGGGTCCTCCTTCCTCCAGGACCTTTGCGGATGTGCTTGCGAAGCGACGCTCGACCGTCGGTGGTCCGATCAAATTGAGCTTGGTCGCCGAATTGTTGTGGCACGCGGTTGGCTGGAAAGGACATGCGCCGAGTGGGCGGGCTGGATTGCCGATTGCTTGGTCAGCAAGTCCATCGTCTGGCGGCCTTCAATCGATCAACGTCGTTTGTATTCCCGATGATGGCTCGGCGCCGCGATTGTACGATCCCGTGAACCATGCCTTCCTGCTCCTTCGCGCGAACGACGAGCTTGTGTGCTTGGAGAATCGCAAGGCCGTCCTATCGGTTACCGGCCTGCGGGACGGATGCACACTGCGATTGATCGGTGATCGTTCGAAAATCTGCGCAGCCTACGAAAACGCCCAATCTCTATTGCTGCGTGATGCCGGCGCAGTTCTCGCAACTATTTGCCTGTGTGCAGAATGGCTGGGTCTTTCGGCATGCCCGCTGGGGTTCCTCGGAGGCGCGATGCTGCCTTTGTTGGAGCTTCCTGGGGAGCGTTTCCAAGGCGTTGGAGGAATCCAGATCTCCAGCGCGAAGAGGGACCGCTAG
- a CDS encoding 7-cyano-7-deazaguanine synthase, which yields MKAVLMSGGMDSISIAWWKRPEIAIFVDYGQKPASAERDAGRAACRAMNIRYEEVRADCSAIGSGDMAGTAPSPHAPVSEWWPFRNQLILTLAGAAALRLGAMELLIGTLRTDGQHADGLPAFVERISDLMSMQEGGLTVSAPAIGLSATELVIASGIDKATLAWAHSCHTGVLACGNCRGCIKHYETWKALGWDAH from the coding sequence ATGAAAGCAGTTCTCATGTCCGGTGGTATGGACTCGATCAGCATCGCCTGGTGGAAGCGGCCGGAGATTGCGATTTTCGTCGACTACGGGCAGAAGCCTGCCTCCGCGGAACGCGATGCGGGCCGCGCGGCCTGTCGCGCTATGAACATTCGCTACGAGGAGGTAAGAGCCGATTGCAGTGCCATTGGTTCGGGGGATATGGCTGGTACAGCTCCTAGTCCTCACGCTCCTGTCTCGGAATGGTGGCCCTTTAGAAACCAGCTCATCTTGACGCTCGCAGGTGCTGCAGCGCTGCGCCTCGGCGCAATGGAGCTGTTGATCGGCACGTTGAGGACTGACGGTCAACATGCCGATGGTTTGCCGGCTTTCGTCGAGAGAATTTCTGATCTGATGTCGATGCAGGAAGGCGGCTTGACCGTGAGTGCGCCGGCGATCGGTCTTTCTGCGACTGAACTGGTGATCGCTTCAGGGATCGATAAAGCAACTCTCGCCTGGGCGCACTCTTGTCATACCGGTGTACTTGCCTGCGGCAATTGCCGGGGTTGCATTAAACATTATGAAACTTGGAAAGCCTTGGGTTGGGATGCTCATTGA
- a CDS encoding PfkB family carbohydrate kinase: MTRDLTIVGGIYIERCLQPLWDAVYGSAGRAAHAVRNLIPGRIILHSYVSPAMQAQAEHMASDCDATLMPTTAEHDLSFSYLHPMSVPIIFPEPRHIKTHAPIAIKGDAVLRFGMLEGDAIVEADLAVYDPQSAFDVASFQANGSRARRLAVVMNRHETEQMTGQADPALAARDLIAKGLAEVVIVKMGSNGAIVTTGSGQSVIPAYRSSHVWKLGSGDVFSGTFTALWGCEGMDAPQAADLASRAVALYCDTRSLPIPGISDLQALRYDPVVPTRGTVYLAAPFFDLAQRWLVEETRDQLRALGASVFSPLHQVGPGPASIVGPEDIKGLEQSDAVFAILNGLDAGTIFEVGYAVKKGIPVVCFAQNVSVESLKMMEGTGCEVVDDFVSALYRTIWRLPKA; this comes from the coding sequence ATGACACGCGATCTCACCATCGTAGGCGGCATCTACATTGAACGATGTCTTCAGCCTTTGTGGGATGCTGTCTATGGTTCGGCTGGCCGAGCGGCGCACGCAGTGCGCAATCTAATTCCTGGGCGGATCATACTGCACTCCTATGTTTCGCCCGCGATGCAGGCGCAGGCGGAGCATATGGCCTCTGACTGCGATGCAACCCTGATGCCGACCACAGCGGAGCATGATCTCAGCTTCAGCTATCTGCATCCGATGTCCGTTCCGATCATCTTTCCTGAGCCGCGACATATCAAGACTCATGCGCCAATAGCGATAAAGGGTGATGCGGTACTTCGGTTCGGAATGCTGGAGGGCGACGCAATCGTCGAAGCCGACCTCGCCGTCTACGATCCGCAATCGGCATTTGATGTAGCTTCGTTTCAGGCCAACGGATCTCGGGCACGTCGCCTGGCTGTGGTGATGAATCGCCACGAAACTGAGCAAATGACTGGTCAAGCCGATCCGGCGCTAGCAGCGAGGGATCTCATTGCAAAAGGTTTGGCTGAAGTCGTGATCGTCAAGATGGGTAGCAATGGAGCCATCGTGACAACAGGCTCCGGTCAGTCCGTCATCCCGGCGTACCGTTCGTCTCACGTTTGGAAGCTCGGATCTGGCGACGTTTTCTCGGGCACCTTTACAGCATTGTGGGGATGCGAGGGCATGGATGCGCCACAGGCGGCTGATCTCGCATCGCGGGCGGTGGCTCTGTATTGCGATACGCGAAGCCTTCCCATTCCGGGTATCTCCGATTTGCAAGCGCTGAGGTACGATCCCGTCGTACCGACGAGGGGCACGGTTTACTTGGCGGCGCCATTCTTCGATCTGGCCCAGAGGTGGCTTGTTGAGGAGACGCGGGATCAGCTCCGCGCTCTTGGCGCGTCCGTTTTCTCGCCTCTCCACCAGGTCGGGCCCGGGCCCGCGTCGATCGTCGGGCCGGAGGACATCAAGGGCTTGGAACAGTCAGACGCGGTATTTGCCATCTTAAACGGCCTGGATGCAGGCACGATCTTTGAAGTGGGTTACGCCGTTAAGAAGGGGATCCCGGTCGTTTGCTTTGCGCAGAATGTCAGCGTCGAAAGTCTCAAGATGATGGAAGGGACCGGCTGCGAAGTGGTCGATGACTTTGTTTCCGCGCTGTATCGAACGATATGGAGGCTCCCGAAGGCATGA
- a CDS encoding endonuclease III domain-containing protein: MQRVVGEFGGHFDFLDLPDPETLLIGDLRWGAFEHPLTPAFWAAQAWMTGKPSKDGFQLGRSLEEEVVYCILGGYGIPAEVGLAAAERVCGALPDLSDDVGRHARLQELLMHPLQVGGSSVKYRFAAQRAEYLARALAILPSIEEVAISDVALRNALLGLPGVGPKTASWIVRNRRASNEVAILDVHIVRACRIMGIFPHAADPVRLYFELERRFLEFCRATGSAASSMDAVMWNTMRALSQKFMQQLVDGVTQLGNSSDRNDLEGANVGVRRLA, from the coding sequence ATGCAACGCGTCGTCGGTGAGTTTGGTGGCCATTTCGACTTTCTGGATCTGCCAGACCCGGAAACGCTGTTGATTGGCGATCTGCGCTGGGGTGCGTTCGAGCATCCGCTCACGCCCGCCTTCTGGGCGGCCCAGGCCTGGATGACGGGAAAACCCTCAAAAGATGGCTTCCAGCTCGGGCGCTCGCTTGAGGAAGAGGTCGTCTATTGCATTCTCGGTGGTTACGGCATTCCGGCCGAGGTTGGGCTTGCTGCCGCCGAGAGAGTTTGCGGCGCCCTTCCGGACTTGTCAGACGACGTCGGCCGACATGCGCGCTTGCAAGAACTGCTGATGCATCCGCTTCAGGTCGGCGGCAGCAGCGTGAAGTATCGCTTTGCCGCGCAACGCGCTGAGTATCTAGCACGTGCGCTAGCCATATTGCCCAGTATCGAGGAAGTGGCGATTTCCGACGTGGCGCTGCGCAATGCACTTCTCGGGCTGCCAGGCGTTGGCCCTAAGACAGCGTCCTGGATCGTCCGCAATCGACGTGCCAGCAACGAGGTCGCGATCCTGGATGTTCATATCGTCAGAGCTTGCAGGATCATGGGCATATTCCCCCATGCAGCCGATCCAGTGCGGCTCTATTTCGAACTCGAGCGGCGATTTCTCGAGTTCTGCCGCGCAACCGGATCGGCTGCCTCCAGCATGGACGCCGTTATGTGGAACACCATGAGAGCGTTAAGCCAAAAGTTTATGCAACAACTGGTTGACGGAGTGACGCAGTTGGGGAACTCTTCAGATAGAAACGATCTGGAGGGGGCAAATGTCGGGGTCAGGCGGCTCGCGTAA